In Chitinophagaceae bacterium, the DNA window TTTTCTTACCATAACAATAAATTAATCAGGTTATCTCTCCAACCTTGAATATCTTTGGCGCCTCATTAAAACTCCCATGAAAAAAAATCTCCTCTCCATTTTTCTTTGTCTGTTCGTTTTTGTTGTTGCCCAGGCAGAAATCCCCATCTCCACTGCCAGAACGATGGCAGAGGGATCAACCGTTACCGTGCGTGGCATTGTGACTAATGCCGGTGAACTGGGAACGATCCGCTATTTGCAGGATCCTACAGGAGGCATCGCTGCTTATTCAACTTCGTTAGCTACTGTTCAGCGTGGCGACAGTGTGGAAATTACCGGCGTGCTCGACTTCTACAATAACTTGATTGAAATAAATCCTGTCAGCAGCTATTCTGTTATCAGTTCAGGAAATCCATTGCCCGAGCCGTTCGTAGTGAACATGGCGACAGGCTATACAGAAAACTATGAGTCAAGACTTGTTCGTTTCAACAATTCAACTTTCATCAGCGTAGGCAGTTTCTCAGCAAGTGCTGATGTGAATTATGAGGCGACTGATGGAAGCGTAACCAGCGCGCAGGTTCGTACCATTCACACTTCTAATATTGCCGGCACGCCCATTCCTAATACACCACTTGATATTATTGGTATCATGAGTCAGTACCAGACCACTTACCAACTGATTCCGCGTGACCTCGATGATTTTGTACTCGCCGGTAATCCACCGGTTTTTACCAATGCACTTTCCCAAAGCAACATTACAACCACATCATTTGATGTTTCATTTAATACTTTGAATCCGGGAACTACGGTGATTTATTATGGAACAACACCAACGTTTGGAAGTGAAGCAAGCAACGCCACCTTAGTTACTGATCACACCATCACTTTAAGTGGCTTAACCGCTGCCACACTTTATTATTTGAAAGGAGTATCAGTCGGCAGTACAGGCGATACCTCTTTTTCTGCTGTTGCCACTATGATCACCCAATCACTTTCTTCAGGCGTCATCAAAACCTATTTCACCCGTTCGGTGGATAATACGGTAGCACAAGGAACCAATGCGGTAAGTCTTCCGCAAATAGCAGATGATACGTTGATTGCATACATGAACAGAACTGTTTATACTATGGATATTGCCATTTACAATATGGATAACGACAATGGTATTGTGGATGCTATTAATGCGGCTTATAACAGAGGCGTTAATGTAAGGGTGATTGGAGATGGTGACAACATGGATGGTGCAGCATGGGCACAATTGAATATTGGAGCTGCCAATAAAAAACTGAGTCCTACCGGGATTGATTATGGCATCATGCACAACAAATTTGTAATTATGGATGCTGGCGCGGCAGACCCGAACAAAGTTTTTCTCTGGACAGGTTCTATGAATTTTACAAATCAGCAGATCAATTCTGATGCAAACAATGTGATCATCTTCCAGGATCAAAGTATCGCAAAAGCTTACCAGGTAGAGTTCAATGAAATGTGGAGCGGTGTATTCGGACCTGATAAAACGAACAATACGCCGAAGGAATTTGTGATAGGCGGAAACAGGGTGGAATTGTATTTCAGTCCGAGTGATGACACCGAAGCTGAGATCAAACGCACCGCTACTTCTGCAGATCATGACCTTGAATTATGTGTTTTTGCTGACACACGTTTCAGTATTTCCTACGCCATTGACGATCGCACGAGTGAGGGCGTTTGGGGCGGTGGTGTGATTGATGATACCAGCAATGGTTCTTTTGCATACAGCATTCTTGCAAGTCACATGGCAGGCACTTTGTTTGTTGCCAGCCATTCCTATCTCGTTCATAATAAATACATGTTGGTAGATGCGAATGCCCCCGGATTGGATCCGGTTATTCTCACCGGTTCACATAACTGGAGCACTTCTGCACAAACAAAAAATGATGAAAACACAGTGGTGGTGCACAATGCAAGCATCGCCAATCAGTATTACCAGGAATGGGTGGCACGTTATCACGATGAAGGTGGAACATTGTTGCCAAGTTACGTGGTTGGTATTCCTGCCACTTCAACGTTGGGTGCGCAATGGACTGTTTATCCAAATCCCACCAGCAACTTTATTGTGCTGGAGCATCACGCAATGCTAAATGAAAAATCCATCGTACGTATTGTTGACTTATCAGGAAGAACACTTTTGGAACAAGTATGGAATAATAGCACTGACCGTCAAACGATGGATGTATCATCTCTTAATAATGGAATGTATCTTGTAATACTAAAAGACGGACCGGAACAGATTACCGGTAAATTCCAGGTGGTGAAGTAATTTATTTTTGAATTATAATTGCAGGCATCCATCAGATAGGTCACGAAGCATTTAGCAGCAACCTATCCGATGGATGTTTTTTTTGTAAAAGCTCAACATGCAGTTACAGTACATCTAATGACAGACTTTGTCAACAGATATATATATCAACTCATAACTTATAGATCATAATTCATACTTCCTTCCAGAGTTCATACATTTGCAAAAATGTGCAGATTATGAAGTTAGTCTTTCCGCTCCTCGTTGTTTTTTTTGTTTTGAATAGCTATTCAGATTACGCTCAAACCAGCCGGCCTAATATAATTATGATTATTGCGGATGATCTTCGCTACGATGCTTTCAGCATGACCGGCGGCCCATCGTTTTTGCAAACACCTTCGATAGATAAAATTGCGAATGAAGGAGCGCGGTTCGACAATTTCTTCTGTGTCTATCCTTTGTGCATTCCATCGCGCGCTACCTTGTTGACAGGCTTGTATCCTCACAGTCATGGTGCCACAGATAACTGCACCTTCATCAAACCCAGCATTAAAACAGTTCCGGAGATTCTTGACGGAAAAGGATACCACACAGGAATGATCGGTAAGTATCATATTGCAACCAAGAAACAAGATGGTTGGGATTATTGGTTTGTTACCTCCCGCAAAATTGAATATGAGGATCCTACCTTTTATTTCAACAGTACAGAACAGGCCATGACCGGTCATGTAGAAAATATTATCAACGATACAGTGCACAGATACCTGAGTGAAGTGGATACGCCTTTTTTTGTAACTATTGGTCACCCTTCTCCGCACCGTCCTGTAACGCCGTTACCACAATACGACGGGATTTATGATGATGAAACAATGCCCATTCCTGATAACTTCTACCAGTTCAGCGCATGGTATCCGTCATTTCTTTATCAGGACACAGACAAATTATATACAGAAGAAAAAGATATTAAGAAAGATTTCAAAAACTATTACGCCGGAATACTTGCAGTAGAAGATAATGTAACAGACATCTTCAGCATTCTGGAAAGCAGAAACCTGCTCGATAATACCATGATTATTTTTCTATCTGACAATGGAGCCAATTATGGTGAACATGAGTTGAAAGGGAAAGGCAAAGTATATGATCCATCTATTCACCTGCCACTTTTTATCCGCTATCCGGCCTGGTATCCGGCCAATACAGTGGTGGATGGAAATTTCTTTTGTCTGAATATTGACATTATGCCAACGATCCTGGATGCGGCGAAAATCAACTATAGCGCGTATCATCCTCAGGGCACTTCAGTTCAAAAACTGATTTCAGGAGCAGTGCAACGCGATGCCTTTTTGTTTGAAAATATTAAGCTGGGCAACAGCACCTGCGATGTGGTGGAAGACAGTGACAATCCTTCCATGCGTGGTATTGTGACTAAGGATTATAAATACGTTAAGAGTCAGTGTGACCATTTTACAGAAGAATTGTATGATCTGAATGCCGATCCACTGGAGACAACGAACCTGATTTACAAGCCCGATTACCAGAATGTTCTGAATGATCTCCGCGATCAACTGGCCGCTCTGAAAATTCAATATTTTGATACCTTGAAGAAAGACAAAAAAATACGGGAATGCTGGCTGATAAAATGTAATCCTGAATCAATCCATGCAGTTATCATCGGTGATACGCTTCCTTTTAAAATGAGTCCGAACCCTGCCACAGAAACTGTTAATTTTTATGGTGAGTTTGACGCACCCACCACTATAACCATCAGCAACCTGATGGGACAGGTGATGTATAATGCCTCTTTAGTCCCTGGTGAAGATGATCAGTCATACAACGTTGATGTCACCGGATTTTCACCGGGTGTTTATTTTGTAGCGATACGACAGGGAAAAAATCTGGAGGTGAAAACATTGTTGAAGAATTAATTATACCAACTTTCCGCTGCCACAGATTTTAATCAAACCGGCAAGTGACATTATCATGAATTTTCCGGATACGTAAACAATTCTGCAAGACGTATGTTACTTTTGAAAAAAAACCAAACCCATGAAAAAAATGTTTTCCCTTCTGCTCGCTGCTGTTTTGACGGGCGGTATAGTTGCAGCGCAAAATCCAATGGATGCTGTTAAGACTGTTGGCGGAGAATCGATGTCAGCCATGAGCTTCAGTTCTGTGATGACGGACCTTACCAGCAACATCAAGTCGAGTTCATTCACTCCTACATTTAAAAAATCAATGGATGACTACCTCGGTAGTTTAAAGTCGATGAATCCAAGTGATATGGCGGCGGCTGGCACTTCTGTTGTGCAGTTGGCAGGAGGATTAAAGTCCACTTCCTTCTTGAACGGATGGACTCCTCCGATGGACATGATGAACAGTTTGAAGAAAGCCACTTCACTGGAGCAGATTGCTCCGATGGCATCAACACTTGTTTCCAACCTTGATCCGAAAATCTTCGAAAAAGATTTTGATCCTGCCACGATTACTTCTGCGTTGGGGATGTTGGGTGGAATGAAATAAACTTCATCATTAATTTAATGATTTGAAAAGCGGGTACTGCCCGCTTTTCTTTTTTTACGTATGCCACTCTCCAGCATTTTTGTGTGAAATTTCTGTCCGTATTGTAGTAGTTATTTTTTTTGAAGAACGCTACCGGAACATATTACCAAACCATGAACCCATCTTCAATGGTGCAATTCAACATAAGCAACATAAACAATCTAAACAATACAAACTCTTCCATCAACTCCAACAAATTCCGGCACTTGCTACAGTGTTTGATCGCAGCAAATGCCGGAATAAGTTAATTGCCTGAACTTTTGTTATGCCATCACCGGACGTTGTTTCTTTTCAGCCGGTAATACAAACGGATCAGTAGCAAGTCCCAGTCCTCTCGCGATAGCAGAACCGAGGTTTACATCCACCATATACCAATGGTGAATCATGCGGCGCATGATCTCTTCTTTTTTAGCACCGCTTATGCCTTGCATTGCGCCGACAATGTTGTTGATGGTATTTTTCTTTTGTGTGTCATTCATCACATTACGGAACAATAAACCAGGTTGCGTATAGTGATCATTTTCACCTGGCGCATTGCGATCATACCAATCAGCAACTGTGCTTTCGAGGTCCATAGGCAACTGCCTGTAGCTTTCATCAGCGATTATATTGTCAAAACTGTTGGGCAGGTAATTCGGATCACTTCCACCATTTTCATCCACGCGCATTAGTCCATCACGGTGATAGTTGTTTACTTCAAACGGACATCTGTTAACCGGAATTTGCTCGAAGTTCACACCGAGGCGATAACGTTGCGCATCTGGATAGGACAACAATCTGCCCTGCAACATTTTATCCGGCGAATAGCTGATACCATTCACCACGTTTGCCGGTGCAAAGGCTGCTTGCTCTACATCCCGGAAATAATTTTCAGGAATTTGATTCAGTTCTAACACACCTACATCAATCAGTGGATAATCCTTGTGCGACCAAACCTTGGTGAGATCAAATGGATTCCAACGGTAATCTTTAGCATCGCGCTCCGGCATCACCTGCACTTTCAAAATCCATTTAGGGAATTCACCCTTTTCAATTGATGTCACCAGGTCACGTTGTGCATGATCCGGATCTTTTCCTTTCATGGTGGTGGCCTCTGCATCCGTAAAGTTTTTAATTCCCTGTTGTGTGATAAAATGGAATTTCACCCAGAATTTTTCATTCTTATCATTGATGAATGAATAAGTATGACTGCCAAATCCATGCATGTGGCGATAACTGAAAGGTGTTCCACGGTCACTCATGAGGATCAATACCTGATGCAGGCTTTCAGGGTTGTGCGACCAGAAGTCCCACATCATCGTTGGACTTTTGGTGTTTGTTTTCGGATCCCGTTTTTGCGTATGAATGAAATCGCTGAATTTTTTCGGGTCTTTGATGAAGAATACCGGTGTGTTATTGCCGGTGAGATCCCAGTTACCGTCTTCCGTATAAAACTTAACGGCGAAGCCACGTGGATCGCGTTCAGCATCGGCGGAACCTTTTTCGCCTCCTACTGTGGAGAAGCGGACAAACACCTTCGTTTCTTTTCCCGGTTTATTGAAGAGCTTCGCTTTGGTAAATTTGGTGATGTCATTTGTTACTGTGAATTTACCAAACATACCTGTTCCTTTTGCATGCACCACTCTTTCCGGAATCCGCTCCCTGTTAAAGTGCGCCATCTTTTCATGAAGAATATAATCCTGCAACAAAACCGGACCGCGTGGGCCGGCCGTCATTGAATTTTCGTGTTCTGTGTAGGGTATGCCTGACGCAGAGGTCAATTTCTTTTTATTGTTTTTCATAACGCGAGATTTTTAAAGTCGAATGTCAAAACTCAAAATTCGTGAGCGCTCAGGTGCTAAACAATGATATTGGAGAGGCGCAATGATGAGTTTTGTCAGGTATCAGGTTTAATTAAAATACCGCGATCATATCGGCAGGGATGATCTGCATCATCAATAAACAGATACTTGCAATAAACATCACTGCCGCGCCCGCTTAATGCGAACGCAGCAGTGAATAATTCCCGAAGGATTCTAAGATATTAATTGCTAAGAACTATTGAAGCAAAACGATCTTCCTGATAAGTATTTCATCATTAGCATGAAACTTTAAAAGGTAAACACCAGGTGAGAGATGATTGCAATTGAGTGTTGTTTTGAATGCTCCAACAGAACAATTTTCATCTATTACCTGCTGCACTAAATGTCCTTCAGCATCATATATATCAATCCGCACGTTTGCAGCTTCGGGTATAGCATAGTAAATAGTGGTACTGTTTTGAAATGGATTGGGATAGAGGTTGAGATACGTATCACTCCTGTAATGGATAACGGAAATTGTTTTGGAATAAGAAAAAATTCCATTAAAGTCTGTTTGCATCAGGCGATAATAATTGATGTTTTCATACGGGTTTTCATCAGTGTAGGAATATGAATGCTGATGTGTTGCAATGCCTGCACCATCTATGATTGCGATGGATTCAAATGTTTTCGCATCGCTGCTTCGTTCAACAGTGAAATAATCATTGTTCAGTTCCGAAGCGGTTTCCCACTTCAAAAGGGTTTGATTGCCGTAGTTGGTTGCGTTAAAATCAAGCAGTTCGATCGGCAGTGGCGTGCAAGCTGTAAGACCTGTAATTTTACGAATGCGGTTATTTACATTGTCTCCAATAATTAAATTGCAATTGGTCTCCACCGCAAGCGACCAGGGTCCATTGAGTTTCGCGAGTTCAGGAAGGCCACCGTCACCGGAAAAACCCGCTGTGGATCCGGCAATCGTGCTGATGATGTTCGTGCCGGCAGTAATTTTCCGGATACGGTTGTTGCCCTGATCCGCGATGTAAACATTTCCAGCTGCGTCAACGGCCAATCCCTGCGGCCCGTTAAATTTTGCGGCGGTAGCGGCACCAAGGTCGCCGGAAAATCCTGCCGTGCCTGTTCCTGCTATGGTAGTAATGATACCGGTACTGAGTGTTATTTTCCGCACTTTATTATTTCCGCCATCACCGATGTAGATATTTCCTGCCACATCCACTGCTATGCCTGCCGGATAATTTAACCTTGCAGCAGTGGCAGGTCCGCCATCGCCGGTTGAACCTGCGGTGCCTGTTCCTGCCACCGAAGTGATGATGCCTGTGCTGATGGATATCATGCGGATCTTGTGGTTGTAGCAATCGGCGATATATAAGTTATTTCCTCCCGCATCAAACGCCATGGCTGCCGGATAATTTAATCTTGCGCCTGAAGCGCTTCCGCCATCACCTGTTGTGCCTGCACTTCCGTTGATGCCTGCGAAGATGGTAATGATGCCGGTGCCGGCTGCTACTTTGCAAATGATGTTACTGCCTGCATCGGCGATGAAAATATTTCCGGTTGCATCAGGAACCACTCCCAAAACATACCAACTGAATGTTGCGGATGTTGCGGGCGTTCCGTTACCTGCAAAAAATCCGGGTGCAATGCCGGGGTTGCCGGCAACAGTACTAATGATGCCGGTGGCTGCATTTATCTTACGAACGCAGGCATTAGACATATCGGCCACATAAATATTTCCTGCCGCATCAATCGCAACGCCGGCCGGATAATATAATTTGGCTGTAACAGCAGTTATTCCATCACCATTGTAGCCGGCGACTCCCGTTCCGGCTACGGTATTGATCACCTGCGCATCGCAAATATTTTGATGTAACAGTAAGCAGGTAATTGATAATATGTGAATCAGGTTTTTGATTACATGCTGTTTTATTGTTTGATGAACTGTGCCTGAAAGACCGTATGCGCAGCATTTAATTTTAAGAAATACATTCCGTGTGTTAATGATTCAATGTCAAGAGTTGCAGTGGAATTTCCTTTGTGCATTAACTGTTGGTGATTGATCAATATTCTTCCCGCCATGTCTGTCACCTGCACCGTTATGTTTTCATCGTCTTCAAAAAATACGTCATAGTATAAAACACTGTTTGCAGGATTCGGATACACATTGACGTAGAAGGGTTCGTAATTTTTTACTGCCACAATGTTTGAATAAGTAACTGTTCCGTCAAAATCAGTTTGCTTCAACCGGTAATAACTGATGCCTGAAAATGGTTTTTCATCCACTAAAGAATAAATCTGCTGATGTATCGAGTTGCCTGCACCATTCACATTTCCAATCGCATCAAAGATTTCCGCATCAATACTTCTTTCAACCGTAAAATAATCGTTGTTCATTTCGGAAGCCGTCATCCACGATGTAAGCACTGTTTTATTTGAAAGTAGTTTTGCTTTAAATGAAATTAATTCAATGGGTAACGGAGTGACTAAGGAACTACAGATCAAACCTGCTGAAACAGTTCCGCCGGCACTTACGGTTTGCGATGTAGCGCCCAATGACAATGCTGAAGCAGTTGTTCCATAAGCCACACCACCGGTGGTTACTCCGGATCCAATGGTTATTAAAGCAGTAATATCTGTTCCGCAACAAACACTGTTTCCGCTCGCATCGGTTTTTATCAGTATGCCTTTGTTGCCGAAACTGTTGGTGTATGCGGCAATCACGAATCCGCCGTCGGGCGTTTGTTTCACATCCATGCCTCTTTCGATAGTACCGAGGTTAAATGCCTTTGCCCATGTTAAAGCACCGGAAGCGTCTGTTTTTATTAAAATGATATCTCCGTTGGCAGTGCCTGTGATGGCAAAACCGCCGTCAGTAGTCTGGCACACGGCATTGCTCATGCCTCCGCTGTAGCTGAATGTTTTTCCCCATTGCGCCGCGCCGCTGGCATTTGCTTTCACTAGAAAAATACCATTCGTAGTGGAGTTGCCCGTCATAATAAAGCCACCATCTGTTGTAGTCTGCAGGTCTTGTCCGCCACCTGTGCCGGAGCCGTAATGAAACGAGTTCGACCACTGCATTGCTCCCGTGGAATTCACTTTGATCAGATCGAAAGATCCACCCATGCTGTAATCACCACCGGGCGCTAACAATGCATATCCTCCATCACTTGTCTGCCGCACAGCGCGTGCTTCTTCGGTACAACAGATGGCACCACCGTTAGAACCATAAGAATATTTCCACGTAACATTTCCGTTTGCATCCAGCTTCATGAGATACGGAACTGTATAGCCCTCCATTTGCGGCCCGCAAACAATGTAACCTCCGTCGGTAGTTTGCTTTACTGAAAAGGCCCAGCCGCCCCATGCGAATATGCTGGCGTAACAATCATAGGTCTTGCTCCATTGAACCGTGCCATCTGAAGTGGTCTTGATAAGCATCGGGCGTGTGTAGCACGACGAACCTGACGGGCTGCATCCATTGTCAACGCCACCTGCGATGATGAATCCGCCATCAGCAGTCGGCTCATGCCTGAGCACATGATAGTAGGCGTTGTATTGGATCACGGCATACGATTTTTGCCAGAGGATACTGCCGTCAGGATTCAGGTTGGTTAAAAATATATCAGCTGTGTTCAGGTACACAACAGCGGGATAGTAGTCTCCCGGATTGGCATTGTTGCTGCCTGCATTTCCCAAAACAGTGTAACCACCGGCAGCAGTGAGTTGAACGGAATAAATTGCGGACTGATTTGTTTCACCAATGATTTGAATAAAGGAATTAGAAACGGAATTGCAGGGAGCGGTAATGGTGATGTTACTCCCGTTTTCGGTTCCAGTAAAAACATTGTTTGAACTTTTTACGCGGATCCTGTAATTGCCGGAGGCAATGGTCCCGGAAGGAATGGAAGCGAGAATAGTACCACTGCCTGCAGTAGAAGTCAATGTGCCCAGTACAGTTGTTCCGGATAAAAATCCACCGGAAGAATTTGATAATTCCGCTGTGAAAACATTTCCTGCCAGTAATGAGGAAGTACATCCGACCGTAAATGAAACGCCGATGGTGCTGTTGGCACAAAAAGGAGATCCTGTTACGGTTGCAGTGATCGATTGATTGGAAAGATCAACGCCGTTGTTGTTTCCGGTAAGTGCGGGATTCGAAGATTTCACTCTTATTCTGTAATAATTTCCAATGGCTGAAGCAAGTGGCATTGTTGCGACAATGGTGCCTGATGTAGTGGAAGAAAGTGAACCAATTACAGTTGGTGCAGCAAATGATCCTGTTGCATCTGATAATTCTGCAGTGAATACATTTCCTGCAGCAAAGGCAGTACACGATGATGGCACCGTGTATTTTACATTGATGATACTTCCATTGCAGATCGTTGCTGTACTTAAAGGCAA includes these proteins:
- a CDS encoding T9SS type A sorting domain-containing protein, yielding MKKNLLSIFLCLFVFVVAQAEIPISTARTMAEGSTVTVRGIVTNAGELGTIRYLQDPTGGIAAYSTSLATVQRGDSVEITGVLDFYNNLIEINPVSSYSVISSGNPLPEPFVVNMATGYTENYESRLVRFNNSTFISVGSFSASADVNYEATDGSVTSAQVRTIHTSNIAGTPIPNTPLDIIGIMSQYQTTYQLIPRDLDDFVLAGNPPVFTNALSQSNITTTSFDVSFNTLNPGTTVIYYGTTPTFGSEASNATLVTDHTITLSGLTAATLYYLKGVSVGSTGDTSFSAVATMITQSLSSGVIKTYFTRSVDNTVAQGTNAVSLPQIADDTLIAYMNRTVYTMDIAIYNMDNDNGIVDAINAAYNRGVNVRVIGDGDNMDGAAWAQLNIGAANKKLSPTGIDYGIMHNKFVIMDAGAADPNKVFLWTGSMNFTNQQINSDANNVIIFQDQSIAKAYQVEFNEMWSGVFGPDKTNNTPKEFVIGGNRVELYFSPSDDTEAEIKRTATSADHDLELCVFADTRFSISYAIDDRTSEGVWGGGVIDDTSNGSFAYSILASHMAGTLFVASHSYLVHNKYMLVDANAPGLDPVILTGSHNWSTSAQTKNDENTVVVHNASIANQYYQEWVARYHDEGGTLLPSYVVGIPATSTLGAQWTVYPNPTSNFIVLEHHAMLNEKSIVRIVDLSGRTLLEQVWNNSTDRQTMDVSSLNNGMYLVILKDGPEQITGKFQVVK
- a CDS encoding sulfatase-like hydrolase/transferase, coding for MKLVFPLLVVFFVLNSYSDYAQTSRPNIIMIIADDLRYDAFSMTGGPSFLQTPSIDKIANEGARFDNFFCVYPLCIPSRATLLTGLYPHSHGATDNCTFIKPSIKTVPEILDGKGYHTGMIGKYHIATKKQDGWDYWFVTSRKIEYEDPTFYFNSTEQAMTGHVENIINDTVHRYLSEVDTPFFVTIGHPSPHRPVTPLPQYDGIYDDETMPIPDNFYQFSAWYPSFLYQDTDKLYTEEKDIKKDFKNYYAGILAVEDNVTDIFSILESRNLLDNTMIIFLSDNGANYGEHELKGKGKVYDPSIHLPLFIRYPAWYPANTVVDGNFFCLNIDIMPTILDAAKINYSAYHPQGTSVQKLISGAVQRDAFLFENIKLGNSTCDVVEDSDNPSMRGIVTKDYKYVKSQCDHFTEELYDLNADPLETTNLIYKPDYQNVLNDLRDQLAALKIQYFDTLKKDKKIRECWLIKCNPESIHAVIIGDTLPFKMSPNPATETVNFYGEFDAPTTITISNLMGQVMYNASLVPGEDDQSYNVDVTGFSPGVYFVAIRQGKNLEVKTLLKN
- a CDS encoding catalase — protein: MKNNKKKLTSASGIPYTEHENSMTAGPRGPVLLQDYILHEKMAHFNRERIPERVVHAKGTGMFGKFTVTNDITKFTKAKLFNKPGKETKVFVRFSTVGGEKGSADAERDPRGFAVKFYTEDGNWDLTGNNTPVFFIKDPKKFSDFIHTQKRDPKTNTKSPTMMWDFWSHNPESLHQVLILMSDRGTPFSYRHMHGFGSHTYSFINDKNEKFWVKFHFITQQGIKNFTDAEATTMKGKDPDHAQRDLVTSIEKGEFPKWILKVQVMPERDAKDYRWNPFDLTKVWSHKDYPLIDVGVLELNQIPENYFRDVEQAAFAPANVVNGISYSPDKMLQGRLLSYPDAQRYRLGVNFEQIPVNRCPFEVNNYHRDGLMRVDENGGSDPNYLPNSFDNIIADESYRQLPMDLESTVADWYDRNAPGENDHYTQPGLLFRNVMNDTQKKNTINNIVGAMQGISGAKKEEIMRRMIHHWYMVDVNLGSAIARGLGLATDPFVLPAEKKQRPVMA
- a CDS encoding T9SS type A sorting domain-containing protein, which codes for MINTVAGTGVAGYNGDGITAVTAKLYYPAGVAIDAAGNIYVADMSNACVRKINAATGIISTVAGNPGIAPGFFAGNGTPATSATFSWYVLGVVPDATGNIFIADAGSNIICKVAAGTGIITIFAGINGSAGTTGDGGSASGARLNYPAAMAFDAGGNNLYIADCYNHKIRMISISTGIITSVAGTGTAGSTGDGGPATAARLNYPAGIAVDVAGNIYIGDGGNNKVRKITLSTGIITTIAGTGTAGFSGDLGAATAAKFNGPQGLAVDAAGNVYIADQGNNRIRKITAGTNIISTIAGSTAGFSGDGGLPELAKLNGPWSLAVETNCNLIIGDNVNNRIRKITGLTACTPLPIELLDFNATNYGNQTLLKWETASELNNDYFTVERSSDAKTFESIAIIDGAGIATHQHSYSYTDENPYENINYYRLMQTDFNGIFSYSKTISVIHYRSDTYLNLYPNPFQNSTTIYYAIPEAANVRIDIYDAEGHLVQQVIDENCSVGAFKTTLNCNHLSPGVYLLKFHANDEILIRKIVLLQ
- a CDS encoding T9SS type A sorting domain-containing protein; its protein translation is MKAMKQNAGEQLNKLIPLQFAISICKTNFLSTKSAYHYFPASVLSLFFVLLSSLANANVTITVGGLANTSYTLSNLTFPAYSALGTIVILEGATNDISQTGGNLILDCPAGFEFQPGVGTASSTVAPDIVSAIITSVTAAQITISVVGNGAGTACCDQITITGIFVRAATLCPVASNGNLTKNITSTQTITGVANGTTSFGTLSQSASSLTTNAISGSPFCQGASLSVPFTACGFNAGNIFTAQLSDETGSFAAPVTIGTLSATASGSISAIIPGGTVPGASYRIRIIAGNPVVTGTDNGTNLTVNSPLITGTPSYVPVCPGAAITIPFSVSGGCAVFNAGNVFTAQLSDAAGSFAVPLSIGSVSSITSGTINAVIPGGTPVGTGYRIRVISSNPAFTGTTNANTASVTKNLFASHLNWQILWSSGDQFDVGDIGSTVQFGTTPPSGQNDIITTAYFPVLPTSCATSFGSGTYITFGATQARIVNFNGPAAFTIAPLATLPLSTATICNGSIINVKYTVPSSCTAFAAGNVFTAELSDATGSFAAPTVIGSLSSTTSGTIVATMPLASAIGNYYRIRVKSSNPALTGNNNGVDLSNQSITATVTGSPFCANSTIGVSFTVGCTSSLLAGNVFTAELSNSSGGFLSGTTVLGTLTSTAGSGTILASIPSGTIASGNYRIRVKSSNNVFTGTENGSNITITAPCNSVSNSFIQIIGETNQSAIYSVQLTAAGGYTVLGNAGSNNANPGDYYPAVVYLNTADIFLTNLNPDGSILWQKSYAVIQYNAYYHVLRHEPTADGGFIIAGGVDNGCSPSGSSCYTRPMLIKTTSDGTVQWSKTYDCYASIFAWGGWAFSVKQTTDGGYIVCGPQMEGYTVPYLMKLDANGNVTWKYSYGSNGGAICCTEEARAVRQTSDGGYALLAPGGDYSMGGSFDLIKVNSTGAMQWSNSFHYGSGTGGGQDLQTTTDGGFIMTGNSTTNGIFLVKANASGAAQWGKTFSYSGGMSNAVCQTTDGGFAITGTANGDIILIKTDASGALTWAKAFNLGTIERGMDVKQTPDGGFVIAAYTNSFGNKGILIKTDASGNSVCCGTDITALITIGSGVTTGGVAYGTTASALSLGATSQTVSAGGTVSAGLICSSLVTPLPIELISFKAKLLSNKTVLTSWMTASEMNNDYFTVERSIDAEIFDAIGNVNGAGNSIHQQIYSLVDEKPFSGISYYRLKQTDFDGTVTYSNIVAVKNYEPFYVNVYPNPANSVLYYDVFFEDDENITVQVTDMAGRILINHQQLMHKGNSTATLDIESLTHGMYFLKLNAAHTVFQAQFIKQ